From Halichoerus grypus chromosome 6, mHalGry1.hap1.1, whole genome shotgun sequence, one genomic window encodes:
- the RHOT2 gene encoding mitochondrial Rho GTPase 2 isoform X1 — translation MKRDVRILLLGEAQVGKTSLILSLVGEEFPAEVPPRAEEITIPADVTPEKVPTHIVDYSEAEQTPEELQDEIHKANVVCMVYDVSEEATIEKIRTKWIPLVNGETERGPRVPIILVGNKSDLRPGSSMEAVLPIMSQFPEIETCVECSAKNLRNISELFYYAQKAVLHPMAPLYDPDAKQLRPACAQALTRIFRLSDQDLDQALSDEELNAFQKSCFGHPLAPQALEDVKMVVCKNVAGGVQDDRLTLDGFLFLNTLFIQRGRHETTWTILRRFGYGDTLELTPDYLVPPLHVPPGCSTELNHFGYQFVQRVFEKYDQDRDGCLSPAELESFFSVFPTAPWGPQLPLEVCTEAGRLSLHGYLCQWTLVTYLDVRRCLEHLGYLGYPTLCEQDSQAHAITVTREKRLDQEKGQTQRNVLLCKVVGACGVGKSAFLQAFLGRSLGDTRDFAEERAVYAVNTVQVNGQEKYLILCEASADSLLATEPDATCDVACLMFDGSDPRSFVLCADVYKRHYMDGQTPCLFVSSKADLPEGILPPGLSPTEFCRRHRLPAPAPFSCVGQTRLSTAVFTRLAAMAACPHLAPGELPTTSFWLRVMLGAVGAAVTAILSLSLFRALLKSR, via the exons ATGAAGCGGGACGTGCGCATCTTGCTCCTGGGCGAGG CCCAGGTGGGAAAGACGTCGCTGATCCTGTCGCTCGTGGGCGAGGAGTTCCCCGCGGAG GTCCCTCCCCGCGCTGAGGAGATCACCATTCCCGCAGACGTCACCCCGGAGAAGGTGCCCACCCACATCGTGGACTACTCAG AAGCGGAGCAGACCCCCGAGGAGCTCCAGGACGAGATTCACAAG GCAAACGTGGTGTGTATGGTGTACGACGTGTCTGAGGAGGCCACCATTGAGAAG ATACGAACCAAGTGGATCCCACTGGTGAATGGGGAGACTGAGAGGGGCCCCAG AGTCCCCATCATCCTGGTGGGCAACAAGTCGGACCTGCGGCCGGGGAGCTCGATGGAGGCTGTGCTGCCCATCATGAGCCAGTTCCCTGAGATCGAGACGTGTGTGGAG TGCTCTGCCAAGAACCTGAGGAACATCTCAGAGCTGTTCTACTACGCGCAGAAGGCAGTGCTGCATCCCATGGCCCCGCTCTACGACCCCGACGCCAAGCAG CTGAGGCCCGCGTGTGCCCAGGCCCTCACGCGCATCTTCAGGCTCTCAGACCAGGATCTAGACCAGGCGCTCAGTGACGAGGAGCTCAACGCTTTCCAG AAATCCTGCTTTGGGCACCCACTGGCCCCTCAGGCCCTGGAGGATGTGAAGATGGTGGTGTGCAAGAACGTGGCAGGAGGTGTGCAGGATGACCGGCTGACCCTGGACG GCTTTCTTTTCTTGAACACACTGTTTATCCAACGGGGGCGCCACGAGACCACGTGGACCATCTTGCGACGCTTCGGCTACGGAGACACGCTGGAGCTGACTCCTGACTACCTTGTCCCACC GCTCCACGTGCCCCCAGGCTGCAGCACCGAGCTCAACCACTTTGGCTACCAATTTGTGCAAAGAGTGTTTGAGAAGTATGACCAG GACCGTGATGGCTGCCTCTCGCCTGCAGAGCTGGAGAGCTTCTTCAGCGTGTTCCCCACTGCTCCCTGGGGCCCCCAGCTGCCTCTGGAGGTCTGCACCGAGGCTGGCCGGCTGTCTCTCCATGGGTACCTCTGCCAGTGGAC ccTGGTGACCTACTTGGACGTCCGGCGCTGTCTTGAGCATCTTGGTTACTTGGGCTACCCGACCCTCTGCGAGCAGGACTCCCAAGCCCACGCCATCACAG TCACTCGTGAGAAGAGGCTGGACCAGGAGAAGGGGCAGACGCAGAGGAACGTTCTCCTGTGCAAGGTGGTGGGAGCATGCGGAGTGGGCAAGTCTGCCTTCCTGCAGGCCTTTCTCGGCCGCAGCCTGGGG GATACCAGGGATTTCGCTGAGGAGCGTGCCGTTTATGCCGTCAACACAGTGCAGGTCAACGGGCAGGAGAAGTACCTGATA CTGTGCGAGGCGAGTGCAGACAGCCTGCTGGCCACGGAGCCCGATGCCACCTGTGACGTGGCCTGCTTGATGTTCGATGGCAGCGATCCCAGGTCCTTCGTGCTCTGCGCTGACGTCTACAAG CGCCACTACATGGACGGGCAGACCCCCTGCCTCTTTGTCTCCTCCAAGGCAGACCTGCCCGAAGGCATCTTGCCGCCTGGGCTGTCGCCCACAGAGTTCTGCCGCAGACACCGgctgcctgcccctgcccccttctcgTGTGTCGGCCAGACCAGGCTCAGCACTGCTGTGTTCACCCGGCTCGCCGCCATGGCCGCTTGCCC ACACCTGGCCCCCGGCGAGCTGCCCACCACCTCCTTCTGGCTGCGGGTGATGCTGGGGGCCGTTGGAGCTGCCGTCACTGCCATCCTCAGCCTCTCACTCTTCCGAGCCCTGCTGAAGAGCCGATGA
- the RHOT2 gene encoding mitochondrial Rho GTPase 2 isoform X2 translates to MVYDVSEEATIEKIRTKWIPLVNGETERGPRVPIILVGNKSDLRPGSSMEAVLPIMSQFPEIETCVECSAKNLRNISELFYYAQKAVLHPMAPLYDPDAKQLRPACAQALTRIFRLSDQDLDQALSDEELNAFQKSCFGHPLAPQALEDVKMVVCKNVAGGVQDDRLTLDGFLFLNTLFIQRGRHETTWTILRRFGYGDTLELTPDYLVPPLHVPPGCSTELNHFGYQFVQRVFEKYDQDRDGCLSPAELESFFSVFPTAPWGPQLPLEVCTEAGRLSLHGYLCQWTLVTYLDVRRCLEHLGYLGYPTLCEQDSQAHAITVTREKRLDQEKGQTQRNVLLCKVVGACGVGKSAFLQAFLGRSLGDTRDFAEERAVYAVNTVQVNGQEKYLILCEASADSLLATEPDATCDVACLMFDGSDPRSFVLCADVYKRHYMDGQTPCLFVSSKADLPEGILPPGLSPTEFCRRHRLPAPAPFSCVGQTRLSTAVFTRLAAMAACPHLAPGELPTTSFWLRVMLGAVGAAVTAILSLSLFRALLKSR, encoded by the exons ATGGTGTACGACGTGTCTGAGGAGGCCACCATTGAGAAG ATACGAACCAAGTGGATCCCACTGGTGAATGGGGAGACTGAGAGGGGCCCCAG AGTCCCCATCATCCTGGTGGGCAACAAGTCGGACCTGCGGCCGGGGAGCTCGATGGAGGCTGTGCTGCCCATCATGAGCCAGTTCCCTGAGATCGAGACGTGTGTGGAG TGCTCTGCCAAGAACCTGAGGAACATCTCAGAGCTGTTCTACTACGCGCAGAAGGCAGTGCTGCATCCCATGGCCCCGCTCTACGACCCCGACGCCAAGCAG CTGAGGCCCGCGTGTGCCCAGGCCCTCACGCGCATCTTCAGGCTCTCAGACCAGGATCTAGACCAGGCGCTCAGTGACGAGGAGCTCAACGCTTTCCAG AAATCCTGCTTTGGGCACCCACTGGCCCCTCAGGCCCTGGAGGATGTGAAGATGGTGGTGTGCAAGAACGTGGCAGGAGGTGTGCAGGATGACCGGCTGACCCTGGACG GCTTTCTTTTCTTGAACACACTGTTTATCCAACGGGGGCGCCACGAGACCACGTGGACCATCTTGCGACGCTTCGGCTACGGAGACACGCTGGAGCTGACTCCTGACTACCTTGTCCCACC GCTCCACGTGCCCCCAGGCTGCAGCACCGAGCTCAACCACTTTGGCTACCAATTTGTGCAAAGAGTGTTTGAGAAGTATGACCAG GACCGTGATGGCTGCCTCTCGCCTGCAGAGCTGGAGAGCTTCTTCAGCGTGTTCCCCACTGCTCCCTGGGGCCCCCAGCTGCCTCTGGAGGTCTGCACCGAGGCTGGCCGGCTGTCTCTCCATGGGTACCTCTGCCAGTGGAC ccTGGTGACCTACTTGGACGTCCGGCGCTGTCTTGAGCATCTTGGTTACTTGGGCTACCCGACCCTCTGCGAGCAGGACTCCCAAGCCCACGCCATCACAG TCACTCGTGAGAAGAGGCTGGACCAGGAGAAGGGGCAGACGCAGAGGAACGTTCTCCTGTGCAAGGTGGTGGGAGCATGCGGAGTGGGCAAGTCTGCCTTCCTGCAGGCCTTTCTCGGCCGCAGCCTGGGG GATACCAGGGATTTCGCTGAGGAGCGTGCCGTTTATGCCGTCAACACAGTGCAGGTCAACGGGCAGGAGAAGTACCTGATA CTGTGCGAGGCGAGTGCAGACAGCCTGCTGGCCACGGAGCCCGATGCCACCTGTGACGTGGCCTGCTTGATGTTCGATGGCAGCGATCCCAGGTCCTTCGTGCTCTGCGCTGACGTCTACAAG CGCCACTACATGGACGGGCAGACCCCCTGCCTCTTTGTCTCCTCCAAGGCAGACCTGCCCGAAGGCATCTTGCCGCCTGGGCTGTCGCCCACAGAGTTCTGCCGCAGACACCGgctgcctgcccctgcccccttctcgTGTGTCGGCCAGACCAGGCTCAGCACTGCTGTGTTCACCCGGCTCGCCGCCATGGCCGCTTGCCC ACACCTGGCCCCCGGCGAGCTGCCCACCACCTCCTTCTGGCTGCGGGTGATGCTGGGGGCCGTTGGAGCTGCCGTCACTGCCATCCTCAGCCTCTCACTCTTCCGAGCCCTGCTGAAGAGCCGATGA
- the RHOT2 gene encoding mitochondrial Rho GTPase 2 isoform X3, which produces MATFPRGQKSCFGHPLAPQALEDVKMVVCKNVAGGVQDDRLTLDGFLFLNTLFIQRGRHETTWTILRRFGYGDTLELTPDYLVPPLHVPPGCSTELNHFGYQFVQRVFEKYDQDRDGCLSPAELESFFSVFPTAPWGPQLPLEVCTEAGRLSLHGYLCQWTLVTYLDVRRCLEHLGYLGYPTLCEQDSQAHAITVTREKRLDQEKGQTQRNVLLCKVVGACGVGKSAFLQAFLGRSLGDTRDFAEERAVYAVNTVQVNGQEKYLILCEASADSLLATEPDATCDVACLMFDGSDPRSFVLCADVYKRHYMDGQTPCLFVSSKADLPEGILPPGLSPTEFCRRHRLPAPAPFSCVGQTRLSTAVFTRLAAMAACPHLAPGELPTTSFWLRVMLGAVGAAVTAILSLSLFRALLKSR; this is translated from the exons ATGGCGACTTTCCCTCGGGGGCAGAAATCCTGCTTTGGGCACCCACTGGCCCCTCAGGCCCTGGAGGATGTGAAGATGGTGGTGTGCAAGAACGTGGCAGGAGGTGTGCAGGATGACCGGCTGACCCTGGACG GCTTTCTTTTCTTGAACACACTGTTTATCCAACGGGGGCGCCACGAGACCACGTGGACCATCTTGCGACGCTTCGGCTACGGAGACACGCTGGAGCTGACTCCTGACTACCTTGTCCCACC GCTCCACGTGCCCCCAGGCTGCAGCACCGAGCTCAACCACTTTGGCTACCAATTTGTGCAAAGAGTGTTTGAGAAGTATGACCAG GACCGTGATGGCTGCCTCTCGCCTGCAGAGCTGGAGAGCTTCTTCAGCGTGTTCCCCACTGCTCCCTGGGGCCCCCAGCTGCCTCTGGAGGTCTGCACCGAGGCTGGCCGGCTGTCTCTCCATGGGTACCTCTGCCAGTGGAC ccTGGTGACCTACTTGGACGTCCGGCGCTGTCTTGAGCATCTTGGTTACTTGGGCTACCCGACCCTCTGCGAGCAGGACTCCCAAGCCCACGCCATCACAG TCACTCGTGAGAAGAGGCTGGACCAGGAGAAGGGGCAGACGCAGAGGAACGTTCTCCTGTGCAAGGTGGTGGGAGCATGCGGAGTGGGCAAGTCTGCCTTCCTGCAGGCCTTTCTCGGCCGCAGCCTGGGG GATACCAGGGATTTCGCTGAGGAGCGTGCCGTTTATGCCGTCAACACAGTGCAGGTCAACGGGCAGGAGAAGTACCTGATA CTGTGCGAGGCGAGTGCAGACAGCCTGCTGGCCACGGAGCCCGATGCCACCTGTGACGTGGCCTGCTTGATGTTCGATGGCAGCGATCCCAGGTCCTTCGTGCTCTGCGCTGACGTCTACAAG CGCCACTACATGGACGGGCAGACCCCCTGCCTCTTTGTCTCCTCCAAGGCAGACCTGCCCGAAGGCATCTTGCCGCCTGGGCTGTCGCCCACAGAGTTCTGCCGCAGACACCGgctgcctgcccctgcccccttctcgTGTGTCGGCCAGACCAGGCTCAGCACTGCTGTGTTCACCCGGCTCGCCGCCATGGCCGCTTGCCC ACACCTGGCCCCCGGCGAGCTGCCCACCACCTCCTTCTGGCTGCGGGTGATGCTGGGGGCCGTTGGAGCTGCCGTCACTGCCATCCTCAGCCTCTCACTCTTCCGAGCCCTGCTGAAGAGCCGATGA